A window of Stenotrophomonas indicatrix genomic DNA:
GCGGCCGCGGTCGGTCGCCTGCTGGGCGCGCACGTCATATGACCGGTATGCCCCCCACCGCCATGGCACTACTGGCGGAGATGGCCAGCCTGGCCGGCTGCCAACGCGCTGAGGGCTATGCCTGCATCACCGCCCGCCGCGAGCACGGTGCCAGTTCGGTGGAGATTCCCCAGCCACAGTTCGCCATCCTGCTGGAAGGCCGCAAGCAGGTACGTACCGCCCACCAGTCGCTGACCTTCGTCCCCGGCGACATCCTGCTGATCACCCAGCGCTGCCGCATCGACGTGGTCAATACACCGGACCCGCAGACCGGCCGCTACCTCAGCGCGATCGTGCCGCTGTGCACGGAAGTCCTGGCGGCAGCGCGCACGCTGTGGAGCGAGGCCTTGCCAACGGCCGGAGCGGCGCTGGCCCGGCAGGCGCTGGGCGATCACGCCACGGTACTGCGCAGCTGGCGGCAGTCGTTGCAGGACGGCCACTACAGCGAAGCGCGGTTGGCGCTGGCCACGCTGGTGCTGGCGTGGTGCCGGCAGGGCCACGGCAACCTGCTGTTGCCGCACGCACCGACGCTGGGCGAGCAGATCCGCGACCGCATCGCCGCCGAGCCGGCCCGCGACTGGCATTCGCGCGACGTTGAGGCGCACTTCGCGCTGAGCGGTGCGACCCTGCGGCGGCGGTTGGCCGCCGAAGCCACCAGCCTGCGCCAGCTGCTGACCGAAGCGCGCCTGGCCCATGGCATGCAGCTGCTGTACACCACCGATCTGCCGTTGAAGACCGTGGCAGCGCGCGCGGGGTATCGTTCCGCAGCGAGTTTCAGCAAGCGCTTCGCCGAGCAGTACGGGCTGGCTCCCACAGATATTTGAGGGTTCTTCAGCAGGGCTGCGCCCTGCACCCGCAGAGGCAACGGCAACAGCCGAAGCAACAGCAACAGCGTGCATTCCGTGGGGTGGCGGGGCGGTGTGGGTATGCAGGACACGCCGTAAACCCATCCATGGGGGCTCGATGGCGCCATCCATGGCGCCAACGGTCCTGCATACCCACACCGCCCCGCCTTCGACAGTTTCCCGGTGGCCCGTAAATCCACGCCATGCGTGGATGATTTCCTCCACGTTCATTCGATTCATTTCGATGATTCCGAATTGAATTCGAAGAGCATCCACGCATGGCGTGGATCTACGTGTCGACCAAGGTCGACACCCACCAAAAGCAGGTCATGCCATTCCAACAGATCGCGGGAATCTGTCGAAGGCGGGGTGGGTCCGGTTGTGGGGGTGTCCGCGGCATGGATGCCGCGGCCAAGCCCCCATGGATGGGTTCACGGCGTCCCCCGCAACCGGACCCACCCCGCCTCCCCACAGGAAGCCAGCTTCTGCTGTTGCTTCGGCCGTTGCTGTTGCTTCGGCCGTTGCCGTT
This region includes:
- a CDS encoding helix-turn-helix transcriptional regulator, which encodes MTGMPPTAMALLAEMASLAGCQRAEGYACITARREHGASSVEIPQPQFAILLEGRKQVRTAHQSLTFVPGDILLITQRCRIDVVNTPDPQTGRYLSAIVPLCTEVLAAARTLWSEALPTAGAALARQALGDHATVLRSWRQSLQDGHYSEARLALATLVLAWCRQGHGNLLLPHAPTLGEQIRDRIAAEPARDWHSRDVEAHFALSGATLRRRLAAEATSLRQLLTEARLAHGMQLLYTTDLPLKTVAARAGYRSAASFSKRFAEQYGLAPTDI